In Hemitrygon akajei chromosome 9, sHemAka1.3, whole genome shotgun sequence, the following are encoded in one genomic region:
- the LOC140732730 gene encoding immunoglobulin lambda-1 light chain-like → MSCWVRVVSTLVFTAIYINAEVAMNQPPSKSTSLGQTVQIPCTMSGTSLGSSIVSWYQQIPGKVPRYLFYYYSGSSINRGSGVPNRFGGSISGDTATLTISSVQSEDAADYYCAVWKNALIFGKGTRLGIGNPQSPAVTVLRPSTEEITRKGTATLVCLVSRFNPGAVGIEWTVDRRTKSDGVETSPVLQDTDNTFSVSSYLTLPASDWSSHERYSCVVKHEALANPFVATIERSSCI, encoded by the exons ATGTCTTGCTGGGTTCGTGTGGTCAGTACTCTGGTGTTCACTGCAATTT ATATCAACGCAGAAGTTGCAATGAATCAACCACCTTCGAAATCCACATCTCTGGGGCAGACCGTCCAAATACCCTGCACCATGTCTGGAACCTCTTTAGGAAGTAGCATTGTTTCCTGGTACCAGCAGATTCCCGGAAAAGTTCCTCGGTATCTGTTCTACTATTATTCGGGGAGCAGCATTAACAGAGGCTCCGGAGTTCCGAACCGTTTCGGCGGCTCAATATCCGGCGACACGGCAACATTGACAATATCGAGCGTCCAGTCGGAGGATGCGGCAGACTATTACTGTGCTGTCTGGAAAAATGCTTTAATCTTCGGCAAAGGAACGAGGCTGGGAATTGGCA ATCCTCAGAGCCCCGCTGTCACCGTCCTCCGGCCTTCAACAGAAGAAATTACGAGAAAGGGCACAGCGACACTGGTGTGTTTGGTGAGCCGTTTTAATCCGGGAGCTGTGGGCATTGAATGGACCGTGGACAGACGTACGAAAAGCGATGGCGTTGAGACGAGCCCTGTCCTTCAGGACACGGACAACACGTTCAGTGTGAGCAGTTACCTGACTCTGCCAGCCTCAGACTGGAGCTCACACGAGCGTTACTCCTGCGTGGTTAAACACGAGGCTCTAGCAAACCCGTTTGTAGCAACGATCGAGAGATCCAGCTGTATCTAA